The following is a genomic window from Mycteria americana isolate JAX WOST 10 ecotype Jacksonville Zoo and Gardens chromosome 14, USCA_MyAme_1.0, whole genome shotgun sequence.
AATCTCAAACTGTGTGGCCTTCTACACATCACAGCTTTGCTCCAGATTCCAATTTAAAGCCTCCCTATATCTTCTGCATTATATAGTGCAGCAGCCAGGTTTCATTTAGGTTAAGATGGAATCCAGCTTGCTTTATAGAGTCACTATGTTCCTacagttttccatttccttatGATTCTACCATCCTTTCCCTAACATAATTTCCCTAACCATGTCCTGTAATGCTTTTAGACTTCTCTGTCCCATTCTAAGCATGGAAGAGGGAGCATTTTATAAGGCTACCAATAAAATCCTGATCTTTTTTAGCTTCCTACTTAGGTGCTTTTATTTTACCCCCGAGACTCATCCTATCTCTTTTTATGTCAATGGGACCTATACAGACATTGACCAGTGGCTTCTCTGTAGTGCTCCATAACTTAGATCCAAATGTCTCTACTATCCTTCATCCCAGCAAGCAACTCACTCTTCATTCCTTGCTGTCATCCTGCCTGGGCATTGAATCATGGAGGACTACATCTGTGTGCTGTCTGTCTCCTATGGACACCAACACAAATTTAGTACCTTCCGTATCGCTTGGTTTGTGCAACCTGGGGACAGTTACCACGCTGACCGTCAGTTGTCTCTTTTCCAGACTCAGCATCTCCTGTTTCTCAGAGGATTCAAGTCAAGTGAAAGGATTATGCATGTCTTGTAGGCCACAATGTAGTTCATACACCCCCaggatgtttgctttttttccccaacaatgTGACACTACAGATGTGTGTTTTTCTTAAGACGTACTCTAacccccagagctgctgcctacTCATtctccagcctgtatttgtgcacCTGATTGTGACTGCCTggaatgtattttctttgaatgttttcctgttgaactgcatccatttttttcagaacctTTTTCAAACTCATATCTGTGCAGTCCCTCTCCATTGGATATGATTTGTGAATTTAATGAATGTACACTCTTCCATTATTTAGGCTGCTCATGAAGATATTGGATAGCACCAGAGCCAAGGAGGTAGATCCCTCTAGAATTTTAATACATCCTTCTACATTGACAGTGGATCCAGATGTCTAGTCTCTCTGCATCCTTTCTTGCAGAGGGGTATTTTCCTACTCTATCCCTGACTATTCAGGTATTCAGTGTCTTCTAATTCTTCAGCTGTAAGAAGAAACTCTTTTCTCCTCAAATGTGTGCTCAAATCATGCCTGAAATCCATTTTTAGTCTCTAGTTACATCTCTAGCCATCAGATTCTCTGTTCTATGAGCCCTATATGCAGTATTACGTGCATGCAACGAGAGCAGTATACATACTGACGTTTCTGTATTGAACCCCATATGTTGATACTGTTCTCTGTGCTGACATTTTCCTCGATAGTTTtgtaaaagcccttcttgttttccaaaatactCTTGGCAAGCTGAACTCAGTCTGATATATTGCTGCCTATTGGTATGAATCAGGCACATTTTTGGAGAGTTTTCTAAATATGGGAACCAAGCTCACTGCTCTTATCTTAAACAACTGTAGGCAAATTAGTTTAGACCCCTCAACTCTTAGGTGTTTATTGATTAAGTATTTCCCCGTGTTTTCCACCTTTAACATTATATTTCCTCTAAATGAAGACAAGGAGAAAACAGGGTTCATTGAGATATCTAGGCAAAGCAATAATCTAAAATcctaaatataattatatatctAGTTATTTAGTATTATTCTGGGCACCAGAAGAAATGGTGTGCTTCTCTGAGCACTTATTTAACAGAGCGAAGGATATGAAGACATTTACTAATGCAGCAGATGGGAGGATCCTAAGGGCAAATGGGGCTAGAGCTAAACAGGATCTTGAACAGGAAAACTAGAGCAAACATTTTCCAGGTTAGGACTAGAGAAAAGAGGTGGTATAGTCAGCCTGAAAGGGAGTTACGTGGCTGTTTGAGTTGCCTTAGACGAGATTAAATTTCTCAGCTCAAAATGGAAGATGGTCAAAGTATCGGTATGTGTCCTGCCACTGGCACAGAGAGGAAGGAGCTCATTGTTTCCTATATTGTAGTGAAAGAAACTCAAGATTTGGGGTTGAAGCTGACACGAcaactgaaactgaaaaatgagaggagaaagtTGAAAGGATTACAAAAGCTCTGCACCTGGCTTCagtacagaggaagaagaaactcaGTACATAAGTGTTTGGCAATGGACAGGTAAAGCTACATGGCTTTGAAGCTGGAGGAGGCTtggaatttctttaaaagaaaggtgCTCATACTCTTAGGTATCCATGTCCCAGGCAAGAGGAAAGAGCTTGTAAGAGTGTGTTCCAGATCCAACTCAATGAACAGTCACCTCaagaaagaaattataattaAGCAGAAAGTGAGTGCATAAGGAATGGAGAGCATAGTGTATCAGCAAGGAAACCCCAGGCTGATAGGTACAGCAATAAAGTGAGCATTGCCAGAAGATAAGCTATATATAACCTTGCGGAGCACAccaaagcaaagaggaggaagtcCTCAGGTGTATAAATAAAAAGTGAATCCAGAAGAAAGAGACAAGGCATGCTGCTGTAAGGATGAATAAGAAATAGATAACTGAGATGGGATGCCCAAATTAATTGAATACATTGCACtgtttttaatcaaaatgaagatgaaaaatgagGAGCGGAAATGATTTCAAGTGCATTGGAAGCAAGCTTAAAGAGCTTACTACAATAAAGTCAGATTATTGTCATCTTATCAGAGAAAATGTCACTTGAAATTAAAGGGCTAGTAATGAGTGTTACGCAGTAGCTACATTTAGCAACGACCGAAAATGATACACATAAGTTTGTACTGGcgtacagaaagaaaagaatgcctTGACAGccaaagagacagaaaagcaataaaaaggagtaagagaaactgctgaaagacGCAAAACACCTTCTGCTGCAAATTGGTACCTCATCAGGGGTTAACAGCTGAAGCAGGGAAGCTGAGTGTGAAGAACTGCGAGTCACCTGCACAACACGGCTGCAGAAAGGCCACTGCAGCCCCGGCCCGGACGGCAGCTTTAGAGAGGGGCACGCACAAGAGCTCATCCCGTTGTCGGAAACGCTGCTGAGGCCGAGGCTCCGGCTGACCCGCCGCAGGGGGCCCTGGCGCCGCTGGGGGCCCTGGCGCCGCTGGGGCCGCTCCGGGGGCCGCCCCCGCTCGGCCCgggccggagcggcggggccgggctggcgcgGCCCGACGGGCGGTGGGGCGGTGATGGTGCAACTCCATCTCCTGGGCAGAGGCTGAGCTGCACGGGGTCCCGCAGGGTTCCTGCTCCGGAGGGTCTGAAAGCAAGGTGGGGAAGGGGTCCTGTCCTACAGCGATCCTTTCCCCGGCTCCTGTAGTTTGTGCCCCAGGGTGATTCAGAACTGGATACCGGATCTCTCTGTGCAGCAGTTtgttatggaaaaaataatggcGGGAAAATCCTAGCACTTTTCGAAACTCGCTTGAACTTTTAGCATTCGCAGTGGCCTGCAGCGAGGAGCTCCACAGCTTGCCTGCGTGTTGTGCCGTGCAAGGAAGTACCTCTTCCTGTCTGTTTTGAATTTGTAACCTGTTAACTTCATTCCATATACCAGAAGAGACCAAGAATGATCATTCCCTGACTATTTCCTCCATGCTATTCATggaggaaaagacctttaggcAGTTTGTAGTGATGGGAATAGCCATGGCTGGCAAGGCCACATCATCCCATCATGGACACCTGTACTATGGCAAGGAGGAGGGCTGTGCCACTGTGGGGACTTGGATGATTCCTTCCAGGTCCCGTCGTGACACCGAGTGGGCAGGCCCCCATTGGATCAGCATGGGAAACTGGGACACGGTAATGCTTGGACTGGGGAAAGAGCCACAGGAGTCATCAGTGGCAGGGACAGTCATGAGGCCAGGGGAGTGTATTGCTGGATCTGAGGCTGCTCCCCTTACAGGGGAAAGGACAGTTCACGTGGATGAGAGGAGACGGCTGGGTGTATCCATCTTGTGCGTTTCTGTAGGGAGGCAGTGCTTGGGTCAGAGGGTGCTGGGAGAAGACAGAAAGTGGAAATCACTTCATccggggagggaaagaaaacctaAGCAAGACCTGTTGTTTACCTCCTGCTAAAGTGAGGCCAGAGGCCTTGATGGGTAGCTGTTGTGATGTTCCTGCTAGACCATTTGAGTCTGAGACATGAGACCTCCTAGCCAGAATGAGGAGGGCAAACATGACCACTTGCACAGCTCTGTTTCCAGGTCTGCTGGCAACAGCGGTGCCAGGCTGGGTGAACAAGGATAGCAGGCATTATCCTCCACCTGGCTGACCAGGGTCCTCTCGCAGTTCACAGGACAATGCTCGCAGTGCGAGGGATGCAAGCTTGCCCCTCCAGAGGAGAGGGTGCTCAGCCCTCTGAGCGCATTTGTGGTTTTCAAGTGAACCACACTGTGGATTTGTGGGTTTCAAGGAGTTCAAGTGAACACAGGTGTATATGTGAGTGGAGTAGGTCTTGAGCTGGGATACGTCTAAGCACTGTGCGGTGCAGATGCAGCACTCTTGCGTAGAAGGGTAATAGCTGTAAGCAACGTGGACGGGAGCACCAGCACGCCTGGGAGCCAGGCAGCGCCCCTGGGATAGACGCCTTTGACAATGGCAATAAAGGCTACACAAAATCTCCCATCTGGACTCTTGGATTTCTTCAAAGAACTCTCACAGCTTTGTGAGAGATAACTTTCCTTTGCGAAAGCCACCTTTCCTATTATATCGTATTTACCTATATGGCCATTAATTGTATTCTTTAGAAGAGTCTCTACTAAtttggggctttgagcaacctggtctagtggaaggtgtccctcaCCATGACAGGGGCttagaactagatgatctttaaggtcccttccaacccaaaccattctatgatttgtGCTGTGCAGTTATGAGACTTAATGGTgtggaacattaaaaaaattatatctcATTAGCAACCTTCCACTCTTCTGATAACCAAGGCACTTTCAAGTGAGAGAGAACGCATCCTGGTTAGTAGTTGAGCGATTTCATCCTTGCATTCCTTTGGCGCTCTTGGGTTAATGTTACCTGGTCCTGCCAATTTGTTACGATCTGCTTTGTTGGTATGTTTTCTAATCTCTTCTACAGAGATTTCAACATGAGACGGATCCTCCCTTATGTTCTGTATAGAGATGGGTTCAGGACAGAGATCATCCCAAGCTCCTGTACAATAAACACTGATGCAGAGGAGTTATCTGAGCACTCCTATTACACACGGACCATGTGCTAACCCCACAGACAGCTGAATATTATTTCTTATGCCTCTTGCAATGTGTGAGCCAACCTTTTTGAAGGATGGGCTTTCTGGTCTTAATAGCTTCTCTTCTGTCATTTAGCCATCCcagctattttctgtttttttggttttttttttttcctcatgtgtcTCTGTGAAGTTGTATGCATTTGCTTTGAGCCTCCAGTATGTTATTTCTGAATACTCTTCATGCCACCCGCACAGGTTTTTCACTCTTTTGCTACTTCTTCTTACTTAATTTACCTGTTTTGATATTAAGCAGAAAAGTGTTGatcttttcattttatgttgctCTTTGGAGGTTGTGTATGCTGAGTGTAAGTATACTACTTCCTTCAAAACAACATCATGAACCTTAACAACTGCATACTGCTCAGGAACAAGCCAAGAGCTGGTTTTCCTACTGAAAGTTCCCAAATAGCTGTCTTGCAAAGTAAACATTGATGAGGTCCCAAAACATAGTGCCAGTATCTTGTCCTGAAATGACATTTACTTGAGAATAATTGGAATCGCCCATTACAATTGCTCTCCTATAGTTTCTGTGACTTCATTCCTGCTCTTGTCAAAGTCAGTATCTTGCTTTAGCAGCTGATAATGCAGCCCTAAGCTGGTACTTCCATCTGTGAAGGTTCTATTTAACACAATTAGTCTGCTAATCTGGTTTGACTATAGCAAGTATAAAAGAAGCAGCTGATGACTGGGATGACCAGGAGCCTGGGGAGCCTACTCTGTAAGAGAGGCTTCCCTGTTTAATCTAGGAAAATGAAGGTTGGGAGGAGAAATGTGGTTACTATCTGTAGATATATGGGGGGAGAGCTAATTAAGTTACGGTTTTGGCACAAAAAACAGGTAGGGTTAAACAGATAAGGAAAATATGCAGAGTGGCAATTAGAGAAAGTTTTTCCCCAGCTGGGGTAAAACATAATTCATTTTAAGGTGGAACATAACAAGTTCCCAGAAAAGATCCCAAGACATTGTACTGCAAGAGCAGGGACTAGACTTGCTGAGCAAAGGACTCGTGAACTTCTAACACCATGCATCTCTTAACTGGACGGCAAGGAAAAGATGGAGAGAGTCTGGGGAATCTCACAGCAATACTTACGGAAAACATCATCAGCCTTCCTGTCCTGAGGTATTTCTGTGGGGCTCTGGAGACCTCTGCTCCTCAAGGCAGTGCCCAAGATCTCTATTCCTCACCCTCCTGCCTCCCTAAGCAGCTCCTTCAAGTCCATCACATGTTGCAGTTGTTAAGGACATGAGAACATAGCTCCTGCCAAGGCAAGGGAAGAGAGCAGGAGACCAGGCATGCCTTGATATCCCCCCAAACAGTCTCCTCTCCCTCTGTGGAAGGTAAGGTTGCAGTGTACTGTGCTAGCCAGATGCTGAGTTACAAAGTCTTGCAATACAAGTTGGGCAGAAAGAGCCCTTCAGTGCCCCGGCTTTGTGTCTCATTGTCCCATAGCCACGCCATCTCCAGACAGTCGGAGCTCTCCTTGCCACTGCCTGCCTGATACAAACCATGCACACCACAGTAACCCCCTGCGTGGACAGACAAGCCTGCCCACAAACGGTTAGCTGGTACTCTCCAACACACGGATGGGATGGGGAATGGAAAACGATGGTTCCTTGCTTATGGGCAGAGAGCGCTGGCAAGAGgaagctggagaagaaaaggcctGAAACGTGCTGCGGTGCTTTTTAGGCAGGGACCAGTTGCTGCTCTACATCTTTCATAAGGCTAAGGAAAACCGGCTGAtattttttgttcattgtttatattttcatacaGTTCATTACATCACTGAGCTGAAATTAAATGACCGTTTTAGGGTTGTTCTTTTGTAATTATGTAATGAGTACATTCATCTCTACAAGTAATCTCAGATTTGCATACTTCAGAGAAAGTTTTAATGACATAAATTGGGTAGGAATACATCACTTGAACGTTAAAATCAATGCTAGGTATCTTGGCACTCTGTGAACTAAAGTTACatgtgggtgtttttttcttttttcgcAGTTTCACCTGGCTTTGCAGCCAAGTCCACACCAGCCTGGTGACCCACTTCCGTGGTCAAATTGTTGCAGAGTTTGACAAGGAATTCCGGTACTTGTATGCAGAGTCCAGAGCAGTGACCAGCTTCTGTGTGCCAGATCCTGGAACATGCCTCTCTTCTCAGAATACCTCAAAAGTTGCCGACTCCCTTTTGAAACCCTCACAGGTGAATGATGCTGAAACCACAAGCCCCTCCAGCAGCCTTTCCAATGTAAGCATCAGAAGCATAAAAATGTCTCCCTTTCTGAAAAACTCCAGCTGCAATGTGCACCAGGAAAAGCAAGATTCAAGCTCTGATTCTGGTAataagaaggggaaggaagacacATCTCTGAAGCCCACTTGCCCTAAGCAGCAAGGAGAACCACCAGACTCACCAAACAGTCCTCCAAATAAATCCACCCCAGCCTTGTATCACAAATCAAGTCCCATGACAGCAAGGATATTCTTGCAGCCGGAGCCTTCCCCTGCCCCGAGCTCCAATAAACCTAGTTATCAAGGGGACAATAAGGCTAACAGCAGCCACTGCTCCCCACTAAGACAGGAGCAGACTTTGCAGTCCCTTTCGGAGGGTGCCAGTAGCAACGGGACAAGCATGAAGCAGAAGGGGCCTGCTGCTACGTCCGGGGAACCGACAGCAGAAAATGACAACGCTTTTTATGGGATGGAAAAAAGACAGAGTCCCGGACAAGGAAAATTGGACCTGCTATCCCCATACAACCCACTAAAACGAGATAAAAAGCCTGTAGTTCCTTGCTATGATAAACTCACTGAGGACATGCTGATGGAAAAGAACAGCGCGTATGGGGCTGAGAAAAGAATGACTCTTGGGCACAGTAAGCTGGATCTGATCACCAAGTACAACAAGTTAAAATCTAAACATATACACAGTCGGTTCGAACTCTGACCTGGGCCTTCGAGGTGTCCTTTGGTCTTATTTTCAAGTGGTTGCTTTTCCCCACCAATCATCATGTCTGGGACTTGAAATCGAAGTATGGGTGGCAAATTAGTCTTTTTCCTATTAAAAGGTGTCTGTGCTGTTTCTAATATATGCAGATGACGTGATTCAGATGAGATTAGCAAGTACAGTTCAAATTTTCAATTACAAGATCACGGCAGGAGAGAAAATGACATAAACATAATTCACACTTCTACATTCTTTTTACCCATTTAGGAAAGAAGCATTTCCCCCCAAATTTACAGCAAAAGCAGTGCTACAGCTGGAAACTGTTTGGCCACTGAGGTCTTCAGGGTGAACCCAGGTTCTCTTTGTACTGAGTGATTCCTCTCCCTGTATCCATGTGCTGAAAATGAAATGGTCGAAGGCAGgttgttaaaaataaaggagCTGTTCTGCTGGAAAGAGCTGTTTTGGGTCCCTCGTGGGGAGCTGAGCACGCCGAGCTTGGCCGGGGCCcccctgtgctgggctgtgccatGCCAGGAGGATGCGGGTGGCGTCTGGGCCCGTGGCTGGCGTCTGCACGCAGCTGACGTTGGCGCTTGCGTGGTGTCTGCACATGGGTGGCATCACCGCAGGGGTGGTGTCTGCACAAAGGTCCCGTCTGAACACAGGTGACAGCTGACACGGGTCATGCCTGGACACGGGTGGCCCCTATACGCGAGTGGCATGCTGAGGCACTCGGGTGGCATGTCTGCACACAGGTGACACGTCTGCAGCTGGGTGCTGTCGTACGCAGGCGGTGTCAGCACGGAGGTGGTGCTCGGGCACGGGTCCCGCCTGGGCAGGGATGCTCTGCACAGGGGCAGCATCTGGGCGTGCATCGTGCCTGCACGATGCTGGTGATGCAGGTGCTGGTGGCCCACGGTGGCGTGTCCAGGCACGCAGACAGCGATGGTGGCATCTTCAGGTACAGGTGGCCTGCGAGGGCACACGGGTGgcctcagcctgtgctggtgtATCTGGACGCATGGCGACGTGTCACGGCCCACGGTGACACGGCACAGGCCCGGGTGGCGTGCGGTGCCTGGGGTCGCGCTGCTGTCGCGCAGACCCCGAGGGCTGGCGCCGGGGCAGGTCCCTGCCGGGGCCGGCACAGCCCCACGGGGCTCCCGCTCCGCCCCACGGGGCTCCCGCTCGCCCCCTcgtggcggtggcggcggcggccaggGCGGCCGCGCCTCCCGGCCGGTGGCGGCGCTGTCCCCGCCAggcgcggccggggccgctctgccccgcgcctgccgcccgccgccgccggaaGCGGAAGCGGCGACGCCGCGTGCGTCCGGCAGAGGCTGCGGTGCCCGtcgccagcccggcccggcccggcccggcccgttcCCGCCGCAGCGCCCGTTCCCGGCCCGGCCATGGCTGTGCGCGCCAGCTTCGAGAACAACAACGAGTTGGGCTGCTTCGCCAAGCTCACCAACGCCTACTGCCTCGTGGCCATCGGCGGCTCCGAGAACTTCTACAGGTGAGGGAGGCCCGAGGGCCGGCCCGGGcggcccggctgccgccgcctcgGCGAGCCCCGCGGCAGTACCCTAACGGCTCTTTCTCCTTGCAGCGTCTTCGAGGGGGAGCTCTTCGGGACCATCCCTGTGGTGCACGCCTCCATCGCCGGCTGCCGCATCATCGGCAGAATGTGTGTGGGTAGGTGGCGGGGCGGCCCTTCCCCCCGAACTCGAGCCCGGCCAGGCCTCGGGGCGAGAAGAGCCCCGGAGGGGCTCCGGGGGAAGCAGGAAAACCGTCCCGTATTCGGTTGGTGCAGACGGTGACATACCGTGGGTTTAACTGTGACGGGGAGTCCAACAGGCAGCACCCCTCGTCCTCAGAGTTTTTGTTTCAATGCTTCAAGTGTGtgaagagaaggaatgaaaaactAAAACTCGTCCAATAACAGAGAGCTGGGGTGGTGGGGAGTGTTTGCCTTTCAGGGCTTGAAAATGGGTTAAAGACACGTGTAAGTCTACTTTTTGCTAAACTGGGAGAAGTTTCGTTTTTCTTAAGGTTAACGGTTCAGTGCCACCACTGGAGGGGCAgagcccggggcggggagaggcATTAACAAATTTGAAGGTCAAAGAAAAGTCTTTCCTCTGTCTCTGGCTAGTGAGACCCTATTCAGTCAGACGAACTTCTTGCCTGAGTTTTGTTCCCGTGAAAAGAATGTCTTTGTCCATCTTGTTTTACTGCTTTGCCCCAGTAAAGTAATACAAAGAAACAGCATCTGTATGTTTTGTGGGGCAATTGGCATCTATAGGGGAAATTCCTAGTCAAAGTGTTGCACTGAGAACCTTGGGCTTCCTTTAGTTCTGTCGAAAAAGAGAAGTGATTAAAGATAGTGCCATTCACCCATTTCTACTCTGAGATAAGTCTGTGCTTCATCCTGGTTTTCCTGTACCTGTGGtgctgtgttatttttaaatggtaacgTTATTTCTCTTGGGCCGAGTTCTGGGCTTGGGAGGAGTGGATAGGGCAAGGGCAATTCAAGCCATTATGTGAACATCAGGAAAGTAGGAAGGCCCGTggaaacactctttttttcttttttttttttccccccccggTGTGATTTTAGGAAACAGACATGGACTGTTGGTCCCAAGCAGTACGACAGACCAAGAGCTTCAACATATCCGCAATAGCCTTCCAGATTCTGTACGAATTCAACGAGTAGAAGAGCGTCTCTCAGCACTGGGCAATGTCACTACCTGCAATGACTATGTAGCTCTTGTTCATCCAGATCTTGACAGGGTATATGGATCTATAATGCTTTTAAATTCATGGTGGGTGCATGTGAAATGATTGCCAAGCTGCAGTTTGGGTTTGTAGTTGTTGAGGATTGCTGTATGTAGCACGAGGATCAGAAGATCTATGCTAACAGCTGAGCTAATGTCATGTAGGAGGCTGTGCTGCctcatgtttcctttcttctcGAGAGAGAAGTCTCAAAATTGGATTTTGGACTTCTGACTTCATTTCAGTTGATCTGCCTCTTTTCCtatatttatctttatttgtGGATGTTGGCCCTGCCCCAAATATAGCATGTGCCCTCTTGTTCAGCATGCTGTAGTGAATGCTCTGTAGAAGGGAAGGAGTGGGATATGGAAGTATATTGTCAGGTACAATTTGCTTCACGTATATAaaattgaattaataaaaaagtttGCATGTGCATAATAAAGAGAGCATAAAGAAGAGTTTAGTCAGGACTACAGCAGTAGTTACAAGCTACTGCTGAGTGAGCTGAAGTTTGTAATAGCTGAAAGAGGCCATGGGTGTGGTGGTGTGCATGTTTACAGAGGGGTAAAAGACAAATGGAAGGTTCTTGtatgaaagtttaaaataagGGCAGAGGAGACAAAGTTGCTGCTACTTTATGTTTGAGGACTGATACCTTAATAGCATTAGAGAGAGGGGTGTTGTGTGGCTACAGGTAGTGAAAGTCCTTACagggtttgcttttggttttgtccCAGTGGTCTGGGACGAAAGAGGACTGGTTCACAGGGAAAGCCCAGAGAACAGGTATTGACACAACTGATGTGCTGCCAACATCCTccagaaagaggagagaagagcatTTCTCAGTAAAGGCAAGGTGTTGTGTTTAGTTATAGTGGCCCAGCTCAGTATGCACAGGTAACTGGAAACATCTGGAGAACAGAGGTTGAGTGTTTTATAATGATTGGATTGCAATGGATTGTGAAGGTGTGGGCAGGCTTTCAAAGGGGAGGATCCCAGCTGATGGTTGTGTGCAGGAATAGCTTGACTTCAAACTCTACAGTACTGTTTTGCTGAGGACTttattctctctttctgtttgcaGGAGACAGAAGAGAT
Proteins encoded in this region:
- the EIF6 gene encoding eukaryotic translation initiation factor 6, which codes for MAVRASFENNNELGCFAKLTNAYCLVAIGGSENFYSVFEGELFGTIPVVHASIAGCRIIGRMCVGNRHGLLVPSSTTDQELQHIRNSLPDSVRIQRVEERLSALGNVTTCNDYVALVHPDLDRETEEILADVLKVEVFRQTVADQVLVGSYCVFSNQGGIVHPKTSIDDQDELSSLLQVPLVAGTVNRGSEVIAAGMVVNDWCAFCGLDTTSTELSVIESIFRLNEAQPSTIATNMRDSLIDSLT
- the FAM83C gene encoding protein FAM83C, coding for MFNYLAVEVRPQFHRSYGGQQGVSGPLKSRLEQLKKPWWREPTPLVLQHSETARLAIDAFLEQGERGYLSAIAEERELPFLSTLDMEYISHQRNQSFPDTNAMKDKEADPGDADTGDRSSLNSELTSGTYFPLMSDVHPPELELGWPGTPLLTVSGQTQATVIFQRNKTNSIKDLLRSLISRARAVIAIVMDLFTDMEILCDLLEASSRRHVPVYLILDEEYLKHFLEMCNKMALTQDSFPNMRIRCLSGDTYYSKAGKKFAGQVLEKFILIDCDQVLAGTYSFTWLCSQVHTSLVTHFRGQIVAEFDKEFRYLYAESRAVTSFCVPDPGTCLSSQNTSKVADSLLKPSQVNDAETTSPSSSLSNVSIRSIKMSPFLKNSSCNVHQEKQDSSSDSGNKKGKEDTSLKPTCPKQQGEPPDSPNSPPNKSTPALYHKSSPMTARIFLQPEPSPAPSSNKPSYQGDNKANSSHCSPLRQEQTLQSLSEGASSNGTSMKQKGPAATSGEPTAENDNAFYGMEKRQSPGQGKLDLLSPYNPLKRDKKPVVPCYDKLTEDMLMEKNSAYGAEKRMTLGHSKLDLITKYNKLKSKHIHSRFEL